The following are encoded together in the Culex pipiens pallens isolate TS chromosome 1, TS_CPP_V2, whole genome shotgun sequence genome:
- the LOC120424513 gene encoding uncharacterized protein LOC120424513, producing the protein MIVKQTLFITLLSFYLALLSDSQQILEKKKVVVDIDKSLTKYLVKFYKHRLVEGQNNAISPLLDLYALVLLYKVSDASAKTDLHTLLGIPEGAEDGTMDKFEAKIRLYLEQSGGNSVFGTQLFVDSRIKGVTKELQDKKFFTSSLINFSRKAEFQQKINSWMTSLGVPNKHPFVHNFNFDDKTVSLILEVMAVRWKLPLALSTTSKAFLGEQVKHLEGTLEARYAKIDKLGIQVLEQLPSDSGLKLWLILPNSMVTFINKTVGEDTLNEIAKSLRNKQQYVTISVPQIEIEFNSEENAFLQNNFHVLSSMFSSPSIRLELDKKEKHPIQGFLMHCMFQFVEDNSAKVSQQATLAVNFDKPFTVMALTTDTNIPLLMANYFSVRDKMLTMEDEEQSLAEQVAKEELGNREDL; encoded by the exons ATGATTGTGAAACAAACACTATTCATCACACTTTTATCATTTTACCTGGCACTTCTCAGCGATTCCCAAcaaattctcgaaaaaaagaAAGTGGTCGTCGACATAGACAAATCGCTCACCAAATACCTGGTGAAATTTTACAAA CACCGTCTCGTCGAAGGACAAAACAACGCCATATCTCCGCTGCTAGATCTGTACGCGCTGGTGCTGCTGTACAAAGTGTCGGATGCTTCGGCCAAAACGGACCTTCACACCCTGCTGGGCATTCCGGAGGGCGCCGAGGATGGGACGATGGACAAGTTTGAGGCCAAAATTAGGCTGTATCTTGAGCAAAGTGGGGGAAATTCTGTTTTTGGAACGCAATTGTTCGTCGATTCGAGAATCAAAGGTGTTACAAAGGAGTTGCAGGATAAAAAGTTCTTCACATCTTCACTGATTAACTTTAGTCGGAAGGcagaatttcagcaaaagatcAACAGTTGGATGACGAGCTTGGGAGTTCCAAACAAGCATCCCTTTGTGCACAACTTCAACTTTGATGACAAAACAGTTTCACTTATCTTGGAAGTGATGGCAGTTCGCTGGAAGCTTCCATTGGCACTTTCAACTACTTCAAAGGCATTTCTTGGAGAACAGGTCAAGCATTTGGAGGGAACACTCGAAGCTCGTTACGCCAAAATTGACAAGTTGGGAATTCAAGTCCTGGAACAGCTACCTAGCGATTCAGGTCTGAAATTGTGGCTAATTCTTCCAAATTCGATGGTTACCTTCATCAATAAAACGGTTGGAGAAGACACTCTTAATGAAATTGCTAAAAGTCTACGAAACAAGCAGCAATATGTGACAATTTCGGTTCCTCAAATTGAAATTGAGTTCAACTCTGAGGAAAACGCGTTTCTCCAGAACAATTTCCACGTGCTTTCGTCAATGTTCAGCTCTCCTTCAATCAGGTTGGAACTCGACAAGAAGGAAAAGCATCCCATTCAGGGATTCCTTATGCACTGTATGTTCCAGTTTGTCGAAGACAATTCGGCTAAAGTTTCTCAACAAGCAACTTTGGCTGTAAACTTCGATAAACCTTTCACTGTGATGGCGCTGACCACGGACACCAACATTCCTCTGCTGATGGCAAACTACTTTTCCGTAAGGGATAAAATGCTTACCATGGAAGATGAAGAGCAAAGTTTAGCTGAACAAGTTGCTAAAGAAGAACTTGGGAATCGTGAAGATCTTTAA